Within the Dunckerocampus dactyliophorus isolate RoL2022-P2 chromosome 10, RoL_Ddac_1.1, whole genome shotgun sequence genome, the region GTATACAGCTGTTGTACAGCTAATGTTTGATGTAGCTCTTGTACTTactactgtgcaggtgtacctaatgttgtgttcagtcaatgcaggttactgGTACCACTGTgtgctgaggaaaacctaataaagtggaggcagtgcgcaacgccacacgagccgttttcaacttgccaattcaAACATGTACGTGAATTGAGGCACCGCTCAGCTCTTCTGAGGCTGCCGCCTGCAGCCTGCAGAGTCTGTCTCGTGAGGGGCGGCCGCTGTGTGtggctgaccaatcacagagcgtgaagagtgaatatatAATgaagattttctttcatcacgtcATTACAGATAATGACAAGATGTACTCGTTTAAAGCTTTTACTGGATACTTGTTTATAACGAGTATCCAGCTCATCCATAGTAAATTTAcagtcccctcaaaataacccAACACACAACAATTAATGTCTGAAcagctggcaacaaaagtgagtaaacACCTcatgaaaattttgaaattctgccaaaagtgtcaatatttagtgtgctTGTCATTATTTTCCAACACTGTGTTAACTCTCTTGGACATGGAGGTCAGTCCTCTTTAACACGTCCAGGCACTCTTCCACCTTCCACTTGAGGATGTCCCAGAGATGCTCTGTAAGGTTTAGGTCCAACACATTTACTCTCATCCTCTTTAGCAAGGGAGTGGTCATCTTGGAGATGTGTTTGGGGTCCTTATCTGCTGTGCAGTTTACGAAGGGAGggcatcatgctctgcttcagtatGTCACAGTACATTTTGGCATTCATGTTTCCATTAATGAACTGtgctccccagtgctggcagcactcatgcagccccataccATGACACCCTCGCCACCATACTTGACTGTAGACAGGACACTCTTCTTTGTACTGCACACACGCTTGAGACTatctgaaccaaataagtttatcttagtttcatcagaccacaggacatggttccacTAACCCATGTCCTTAGTCTAATTGTCTTCTGGCAACTGTTCGTAGGCCTTTTtgtgcatcatctttagaagaaGCTTCCTTCTGAGATGACAGTCATGCAGACCAATTTAATGCAAAGTGCGGCATATGGTCTGAGTACTGATCAACTGAGTCCCCACTTCTTCAGCCactgcagcaatgctggcagcactcatatGTCGATTTTACAAACAATACCTGTGATTTTGACGCTGACCATGTAATCGTCTTTGGTGGCTTTGTTTGGTGTTCTGATTGGAAGCTGTCATGTTAAAGCACTGTATGGTCTTGTCCAGCACACTTTCagggtgttggcaatcttcttacAGCTTTAGGACATCTTTATGTagagcaacaattctttttttccacctgaTTTCCCCTAAGACACCTGATAATGATCGCCAACAACGAGCTGACCTATGTGCCTTTATAAAAACACAGTGATGCAACCACGTCTGTGGAGATTGGAATGGAGACAAATTTTACTGCAAACACTATCGTCCTCTTCCGAGCCTTGCTGAGGAAATGTCTCAACCATGGAGCATGGGAAACAAATGGAGTGCAATGCATCACAAACCATCCCAGTCAGTTACAGCATTCATGTGTAACTGAACAAGGAAGTATCATCTACATCACCCACTATGACATGTTTTCAGACCTACCCTGAAACCCCATCAAATCTCATATgtagagccttgatatcttgtTATAAGTACGGAGAGTGTTCTTGGTACCACTGAAGAAAGAGAAGTGATCTGTTTTTTTGTACCTATGGTGCTAGTACTTTCTAGTGCTCTGTCTAAGGTATGCTTGCTTGCGTTAAAGCAGTTCCACTTATAAGTTAACCCTAACACTAATCCAACTTAAAACTGTGAATGACaaacaaaattgaaatatttcaaaaaggtGTCTGCCTTCTAAAGAAATGATGTAAGCAATAACAAATTCCAGCAACTTCCAACAAATGTTGTTTTGGTCATTGTTTCACAATGTTTCATTGACAGGAATACCACAAcatcgccaactagtggcctggtgTACAtaagtgtattattttttgtaattttcatgTAAATGATTGTGGTTTTGACAATATTGCTGGGTATTCGTAATATTGGAACACCTTAGTCAGCAATGTGTCTATGCACACTAATAATCATATTGTTGAAAGCAAGACCACATTTGACTTCCTCAAATGACACCCATGACCAATGAGGACACACCTTCCAAGGTTCTTTGGCCTCCTTAGTGGACTGTCTTGCTGACCTCAGTGATCACTTCCAAAAGAACATCCTCCAAAAGGCAGGAAAGGggtgtgcgcgtgcatgtgaaaaaaaagctgtttacaATCTCTGTTTGTCTGTCCTTATCTCGCATCTTCCGACCAGGCCCCGCCTCCTCACTCAGATCTATATAAGGAACGCTGCCAGTCAGCGCAGTTCTACTCAATCCAGccatctcctctcctctcctcatcATGTGGGCTCACCTGCTCGTGGCTCTGCTGGCATGTGCGCTGATAACTGGCGATGCGGCACCACCCTTGGATTTGGTCACGTGCAACGATGCCACCGTTGGGGCGGCAGTGAACCTCGCCATCCGTCACATCAACGAGCACCACCATCATGGCTACAAGTTTAAGCTTGGAGAGATCCAAGGACATAAATATGAAAAGGTTTCGAAACAAAATATCATGGTACAGTTTCACCTGTGTCTCACTAGCTTCCCGTCTGGGGTTCATCTGTGGTTCCTTCAAATTCTGGATCTGGGTTATACTTCCTGTCCTTTTAGCTATGTTAATGCTAGAATCTAGAGGTCCTCTCAGTCATTACACAGGTGCTTTAAAGCCCTCATGTTACTCTTGTCCATCACAAAATGCTTTCGCTCATGTCTTAATATCTTGTCCAGTCACCAAAGCTGTTTGGGTGGAGGTCTGGACCTTTGACACTTTGAAGCAGAGCCATTGGTAAAGCAAACAAATGGATGTTTGCTGAAATGACTGACTTTATCATTGTGTTCAGGTGGGTGAAGGTTGCAACATTGATTTGCAGCTGATGCTCTTCGAGACCAAATGTCACTTCACCAACCCCAAAGCTGCTGAGGACTGTGAAATGTGGGAAATGGGTGAACGGGTAAATGTTCcacttgtttgcttgttttaagAACACTCTGGTCAATTTTAGGTCTTCAAACTGTGCAGATCAATCAACCAGTCCttaatcattttaaagtttgACAATAGCGGTGTCATGAAATATTGCAAGATCAAAATGTGACAGTATttctcattttgaaaaaaaaactcttgcAGATCCTCCAGGAGTCTATCAGACTCtgagctatggcatcgctactgtgaatgataatacacgtaatatggacgTGGCAGTGTGTGAGGCAAGATTGGAGCTACACATTAAGTGCTTcatgcacactataaaccttacAATCCTACCTACTTCGGTGTACTCAGCATCGGAGTTCAACAACTGTGGCGGTGTTAATGTCTAAGCAgtagctgtagtaattctacatttcatcaaacttacttacaggaagatttgtcagatcaaaacaggATCACTGCATATGACTTTTATCAAAACGTGATACGAACCTTGTATATGAACCTCCTATCACATAATGATCATATTACAAGGGTCTAATTTGGAAAATCACTACTTCTGGTAATGCACcatgcatcatgggaactgtagttgttttagtgtaaacataaagctaatctactgcaatctgcaatctattttacatgtgtctttacataactacccGTCAAAATAAATGactagtagtagcagctacaactgctgtcattttaacttTTAGAATTTTTTGGGTTTTGTTTCAATTTTTGGAAAGAAGTTCGCTCGTTAAAAGCATCATAGTTACAGTAGGTCATGCATGAAACGTTATGAAACATTTCTTAAAATGTATCTGcactgttttgtgactcagttaaataaaaaagtgtttgtctagtcctatattttgtcactgtagttttcttaaaagtaatgttaaaatatcgtcttgTCTTGTTCTCTTGAACCTaatatcgtgtatcgtctcgtctcctgAGAGTGTATCATGACGCCCCTAGTTGATCATCTTAAAATCTTACCCTTTTGACCTATTTGTGTTTTGCTGCAGGGTGCATCTGCCTCCTGCACCAGCATGTTGAGCGTGCAGGATGGCATAGCCACAGTCACCCGCCATCAGTGCACCACTCAACAAGGTGATCCACTTTTCCCATTCTCTTCCCACAatagtgtgttgtccaaaatctagccttgatgatGGAATTTAGATGGTTTAAAAGTGATTTTAGTCATCTCTACTGGGAACATACCATTTCTGTGTTTACCTTTAATACTAATGAGTTTGTCCATGCCTGCCTCTGACAGTGTGTCCAAGAAGCAATagtgtgcactttatccactttttacatacactATTTACTGTATggtgttaatgttaatgttccAGAATTGATATTGACTAgtatgtaatttaaaaaaataataaataaaatcatgtgTGCAGCTATGTCCAACGAGGACATGTTCCTGACGTGTCCTGACTGCCCCTCGATGATGTCTCTTAACGACCCTGATGTGATGAGGGTAGTTGCGGAGGCTGTGCAGAAATACAACCAGGAGTCCAACCACCAGCATTACTTTGCCCTGCTGGAAGTGGGGCGTGCACTAAGCGCGGTGATTACCttatttttccccccatttgtgTGCACTAAATGCAGTGAGATGCTGTCCTTGTAATGTGTGCTTCCTTCCTGTCTCAGTACATCCCATCCCTCGGCATGGTGACCTACCccaaatttgctttggttgagACAAACTGTCCTAAAGGCTCCAGGATTGCCCCGGAGGCCTGCGTGCCTCGCTGCCCTGACAGAGCTGTGAGTGCTTGCAGTTGCCAAGCTTATTAGTGATGATGAATTTTGATTAGATAAAACCATCTCTTGTCTTGTCATGGAATGTTCTCTGACCTTGTCTTACAGCAATACGCCATGTGCGGCACATCTTATTCCACCATAAATGGAGTTAAATCACCCGAGTGTGAATTATACCCAGCCAAAGTAAGtccacactaaaaaaaaaatattctttttaaTTAAATCCACACAAAGACCAACTCTTTGCCGTTTCCTCCATAGAATTCTGCCCCCCTCGGGCCTGGCGAGGTAGAACCAGTGTGTGCGTCATCCTTCCACCAAAGTGCTGAAGCGACCACCTGCAGAACTCAGATGACCAACAATGATCCAGCTCTCCATCATATTTGTCCCTTCCCTCTTGCCGTACAGCTTCCGCAGCAAGAGCAGGTTCATCACTGAGCGCTGCCACTACAAGCTGATATTGTCTCACACACATATTGAgtcaataaaagaaaaaataataaaacttcCTACAAAGTTTTGAATCCGTGGAGCTTCTGTGTTAATGTTCTGTCAGAGCAAGAACACTACTGATTTCACAGGACATCTAGCCCAAGGGGGAATCAAGGTTCTAAATATGTATAGTACTTGGTAGAGAAAGCAGGCAAGCACAGAAGTCAGACGTTTCTTGTACTGTAGTTGGTCAAAGTGTGTTACTAACAATGTTGAgagtaacattaaaaataactgTGCTAATGGGCAAtctaattactatttcaaacgttaCACTGCTATTACCATTACCGACAGTGAAATGTGTCGTGTTGTTATTCACTGATATTTATGTCATCGATCTGGATGGcgcttcagttgccattgttcactatgGCGACACAGGAAGCTAGATAGATAGTCAGTGAGAGTTCTGGTTGCTTAGCCCCTGGCGTTTTGGTatagaattgcaagtcacgagCTCAGCCCTCAGCCTTAACCTCATGAAACACATGGCACTACAATGCTAAACCCCaattcttttacatatttgaagggTTTTCAAATAAGTAACGCAATAATTACTTTCCTTAGACGTGAATtactttcttctctctctgcacactTGGACTTAAGCTTGATCTTtggaggggacctcaacttagtatttaatccAGAAATAGACAGGTCCAGACCAGCTGGGGGACATTGTGAGTTTCATTCAACAGCAATACTCAAGAATGatatgaatgattttggtctttgtgatgcttgacgttttcaccctactcacagggaatat harbors:
- the LOC129188934 gene encoding antihemorrhagic factor cHLP-B-like — translated: MWAHLLVALLACALITGDAAPPLDLVTCNDATVGAAVNLAIRHINEHHHHGYKFKLGEIQGHKYEKVGEGCNIDLQLMLFETKCHFTNPKAAEDCEMWEMGERGASASCTSMLSVQDGIATVTRHQCTTQQAMSNEDMFLTCPDCPSMMSLNDPDVMRVVAEAVQKYNQESNHQHYFALLEVGRALSAYIPSLGMVTYPKFALVETNCPKGSRIAPEACVPRCPDRAQYAMCGTSYSTINGVKSPECELYPAKNSAPLGPGEVEPVCASSFHQSAEATTCRTQMTNNDPALHHICPFPLAVQLPQQEQVHH